A genomic segment from Nicotiana sylvestris chromosome 1, ASM39365v2, whole genome shotgun sequence encodes:
- the LOC138872084 gene encoding uncharacterized protein has protein sequence MCDNGPQFIGAQITEFFQSWQIKKITSTPYHLVDNGQAESTNKVIINNLKKHLEESKGNWPEVLPGVLWAYRTTAKISTEETPFLLVYGAEALISVEIGKPSTRFTQATEESNDKEMRVNLDLLEGRREAMLIRMAAQN, from the coding sequence atgtgtgataatggccctcagTTTATAGgcgctcaaatcacagaattctttcaaagttggcagattaaaaagATTACGTCCACACCTTATCATCTGGTGGATAATGGgcaagctgagtcaacaaacaaagtcattatcaacaatttaaagaagcatttagaggaatccaaaggtaattggccagaagtgttacctggagttttatgggcatatcgcacaacagCAAAAATAAGTACAGAAGAAACACCATTtttattggtttatggagctgaagctTTAATTTCAGTTGAGATAGGAAAGCCGAGTACAAGGTTTACACAGGCGACAGAAGAATCTAATGACAAGGAAATGCGTGTaaatcttgatttacttgaaggaagaagagaagctatgttaataagaatggcagcacagaaCTAG